The following proteins are encoded in a genomic region of Sesamum indicum cultivar Zhongzhi No. 13 linkage group LG8, S_indicum_v1.0, whole genome shotgun sequence:
- the LOC105168501 gene encoding uncharacterized protein LOC105168501: protein MGMAGSRWAAAVAVVALAGAVIMRNQLGKQLGWDNGKNSDVMQWLRGMSDRLGFWAIPAYVAVHTVTLALCLPYAVFFEAGASLLFGFLPALLCVFSAKVLGASLSFWIGRLVFRSSGSAAQWVKKNKYFHLLSRGVERDGWKFVLLARFSPVPSYVINYALAATNVGFLVDFLLPTVIGCLPMILQNTSIGSLASAAVASASGSQRSQVWSYVFPLLGISSSILISLRIKKYSTDIAFSDDSSNGLINEPVDAKQPTQKLSSGKRNKGRKKN, encoded by the exons ATGGGAATGGCGGGCAGCCGGTGGGCGGCAGCGGTGGCGGTGGTTGCATTGGCCGGAGCGGTGATTATGAGGAACCAACTGGGGAAGCAACTTGGATGGGATAATGGGAAGAACTCCGACGTGATGCAGTGGCTGAGAGGGATGTCCGATCGTTTGGGGTTTTGGGCGATTCCCGCCTACGTCGCAGTCCACACAGTCACTCTTGCGCTGTGCTTGCCGTACGCCGTTTTCTTTGAGGCCGGCGCTTCTCTGCTCTTTGGATTCTTGCCGGCCCTCTTGTGTGTCTTCTCGGCCAAGGTCCTCGGAGCCTCCCTCTCCTTCTGGATCGGCAG GCTTGTCTTCAGAAGTTCTGGCTCTGCTGCTCAATGggtgaagaaaaataagtacTTTCACCTGCTATCAAGGGGGGTCGAGCGAGATGGTTGGAAATTCGTTCTGCTTGCTCGCTTCTCACCTGTACCGTCCTACGTCATAAATTATGCATTGGCTGCTACAAATGTTGGGTTTCTTGTGGACTTCTTACTTCCAACAGTAATTGGCTGCCTACCAATGATCTTGCAAAACACTTCAATTGGCAGCCTTGCCAGTGCTGCTGTAGCTTCAGCATCTGGCTCCCAGAGATCTCAGGTTTGGTCATATGTCTTTCCCCTTCTTGGGATCTCATCCAGTATTCTTATCTCTCTGAGGATCAAAAAGTATTCCACTGATATCGCATTTTCTGATGATTCTTCAAATGGCCTCATAAATGAACCCGTTGATGCCAAGCAACCAACCCAAAAGCTGTCAAGTGGGAAAAGAAACAAGGGGCggaagaaaaactaa
- the LOC105168502 gene encoding uncharacterized protein LOC105168502: protein MRLMGMSSKINQMMTAPFPRCFHRISCVHIPPEDDTNGARRRPKAAIIKLVKSDGGVKIYDRPIKAWELMEEFPKHMVCRSDCFYIGQKTPALSHHDRLQPGHNYFLLPANFFQSALSFTTFIRCRSAFAGRPPFEVEKTPSGSLRIKVTDEMIVQHQEEEEVEAAAAQKIIRVCSTPQLRKEYEQLVGRRHHWKPKLDTIAEKKSSHQKKKTRKKKSAAAL from the coding sequence ATGAGATTGATGGGAATGAGCAGCAAGATTAATCAGATGATGACGGCCCCGTTTCCTCGCTGCTTCCACCGCATCTCCTGCGTGCATATCCCGCCGGAGGATGACACCAATGGCGCCCGCCGCCGCCCCAAAGCGGCCATAATCAAGCTTGTAAAGTCCGACGGCGGGGTCAAGATCTACGACCGACCCATCAAAGCTTGGGAGCTAATGGAGGAGTTCCCGAAGCACATGGTCTGCCGCTCCGACTGCTTCTACATCGGCCAGAAAACCCCCGCCCTCTCCCACCACGACCGCCTCCAGCCGGGCCACAACTACTTCCTCCTCCCGGCCAATTTCTTCCAGTCCGCCCTCTCATTCACCACCTTCATCCGGTGCCGATCCGCTTTCGCGGGGCGGCCGCCGTTCGAGGTGGAGAAAACCCCGTCGGGAAGCCTGAGAATCAAGGTCACCGATGAGATGATCGTCCAAcaccaagaagaagaagaagtagaGGCGGCGGCGGCCCAGAAAATAATCAGAGTATGCAGCACCCCACAGCTTCGGAAAGAGTACGAGCAGCTGGTGGGGCGGCGCCACCACTGGAAACCGAAGCTCGACACCATCGCAGAAAAGAAGAGCAGCCACCAGAAGAAGAAAACCAGGAAGAAGAAATCAGCAGCAGCACTGTAA